The following proteins are encoded in a genomic region of Pseudocalidococcus azoricus BACA0444:
- the ileS gene encoding isoleucine--tRNA ligase, with amino-acid sequence MSESLYKDTVNLPKTAFEMRANAAKREPEIQAWWQEQQIYETLSKNNPGPRFTLHDGPPYANGALHIGHAMNKTLKDIINKYQLLQGKKVTYIPGWDCHGLPIELKVLQNLKPEERRGLDALALRQKAKEFALKTVNEQSQSFQRYGVWGNWDEPYLTLKPAYEAAQIGVFGEMVLKGYIYRGLKPVHWSPSSQTALAEAELEYPEGHVSQSLYAAFEVTSLSQPLQLPLDSFLGELGIAIWTTTPWTIPGNLGVSVNPELVYAVVEIGEQAPGRFKYLIVAKDLVERLEAVLGTTLTIQATVMGKTLEHTRYRHPLFERESEVLIGGDYVTTESGTGLVHTAPGHGLEDYGVGQRYGLPILSPVDDRGNFTEEAGEFAGLNVLAEGNTAIINALDEVGALLKQEPYNHKYPYDWRTKKPTIFRATEQWFASVSGFRDAALEAIAQVKWIPAQGENRITSMVAERSDWCISRQRSWGVPIPVFYHNETNEPLLNAATIAHVQALIAQHGSDIWWQLSVAELLPESYREVADQYRKGLDTMDVWFDSGSSWAAVLGEDLYPANLYLEGSDQHRGWFQSSLLTSVAVKGQAPYQSVLTHGFVLDEQGRKMSKSLGNVVDPKIVIEGGTNQKEEPAYGADVLRLWVSSVDYSTDVPVGKNILKQLSDVYRKIRNTARFLLGNLHDFDPSQDAIPYAQLPELDRYMLHRIGEVFTDVTNAFESYQFFRFFQTVQNFCVVDLSNFYLDIAKDRLYISAIDALRRRSCQTVLAIALENLAKAIAPVLCHLAEDIWQFLPYTTPHKSVFQSGWVNLSENWHDPQLATRWQKLRDIRTEVNKVLEQARADKFIGSPLEAKLLLHIADPESRETLADFNPDSLSGNGVDELRYLFLTSQVELLDSAIDLSELKYQVEAGGLGIGIVKADGEKCDRCWNYSERVGKIEAHPLICERCVGALHGQF; translated from the coding sequence ATGTCTGAGAGCCTCTACAAAGATACGGTTAACTTGCCCAAAACAGCCTTTGAAATGCGGGCCAATGCGGCAAAACGGGAACCTGAAATCCAGGCCTGGTGGCAAGAACAGCAAATTTACGAAACTCTTTCCAAAAATAACCCCGGCCCCCGCTTTACTCTTCACGATGGCCCTCCCTATGCCAATGGCGCGCTCCATATTGGCCATGCAATGAACAAAACCCTGAAGGACATAATCAATAAATATCAACTGCTCCAGGGGAAAAAAGTCACCTATATTCCCGGTTGGGATTGTCACGGGCTGCCGATTGAATTGAAAGTCCTGCAAAACCTCAAGCCTGAAGAACGCCGGGGCCTGGATGCACTGGCACTCCGTCAAAAAGCCAAGGAATTTGCCCTCAAGACCGTCAATGAACAAAGTCAAAGTTTCCAGCGTTATGGCGTTTGGGGGAATTGGGATGAACCTTATCTCACCTTGAAACCCGCCTATGAAGCCGCTCAGATCGGAGTGTTTGGAGAAATGGTGCTCAAGGGCTATATCTATCGGGGCTTAAAGCCGGTGCATTGGAGTCCCAGTTCCCAAACTGCCTTGGCCGAAGCCGAGTTGGAATATCCAGAAGGTCATGTTTCCCAAAGTTTGTATGCGGCTTTTGAAGTCACCTCACTGTCCCAACCGCTACAGCTTCCCTTGGATTCATTTCTGGGCGAATTGGGAATTGCGATTTGGACAACCACGCCTTGGACAATTCCCGGTAATTTAGGCGTGAGTGTTAATCCCGAATTGGTCTATGCCGTTGTTGAAATCGGTGAACAAGCCCCAGGCCGGTTTAAGTATTTGATCGTGGCCAAAGATTTAGTCGAGCGACTGGAAGCAGTATTGGGGACAACTCTAACCATCCAGGCCACGGTCATGGGCAAAACCCTAGAACACACCCGTTATCGCCATCCTTTATTTGAGCGGGAAAGTGAAGTCCTGATTGGTGGCGATTATGTGACTACGGAATCGGGGACAGGCTTAGTCCACACGGCCCCAGGCCATGGGTTAGAAGACTATGGAGTCGGTCAACGCTATGGACTTCCGATTTTGTCGCCAGTGGATGATCGGGGGAATTTTACCGAAGAAGCGGGGGAATTTGCCGGGTTAAATGTTCTGGCTGAAGGCAACACCGCCATTATTAATGCCTTAGACGAGGTGGGCGCACTTCTCAAACAAGAACCCTATAACCACAAATATCCCTACGATTGGCGCACCAAAAAACCGACCATTTTCCGGGCCACAGAACAGTGGTTTGCCTCAGTTTCTGGATTTCGGGATGCTGCCTTAGAAGCGATTGCCCAGGTGAAATGGATTCCAGCCCAAGGGGAAAACCGGATTACCTCCATGGTGGCCGAGCGTTCCGATTGGTGTATTTCCCGGCAAAGAAGTTGGGGTGTGCCGATTCCCGTCTTTTATCACAACGAAACAAATGAACCCCTCTTAAACGCCGCAACCATTGCCCACGTCCAGGCCCTGATTGCCCAACACGGTTCGGATATTTGGTGGCAGTTATCGGTGGCGGAATTATTGCCGGAGTCCTATCGAGAGGTGGCGGATCAGTATCGTAAGGGCCTGGATACGATGGATGTCTGGTTTGACTCGGGTTCGAGTTGGGCGGCGGTCTTAGGCGAGGATTTATACCCCGCGAATTTGTATTTGGAAGGTTCTGATCAACATCGGGGTTGGTTTCAATCTAGTTTGCTCACCAGTGTGGCGGTCAAAGGCCAGGCCCCCTATCAATCGGTCTTAACCCACGGGTTTGTCTTGGATGAACAGGGCCGGAAAATGAGCAAATCTTTGGGGAATGTGGTTGATCCCAAAATCGTCATCGAGGGCGGCACAAACCAAAAAGAAGAACCTGCCTATGGGGCCGATGTCTTGCGGTTGTGGGTTTCCTCTGTGGATTACTCGACAGATGTCCCGGTGGGAAAAAATATTCTCAAGCAACTCTCGGATGTTTATCGGAAAATTCGCAACACGGCCCGGTTCCTGTTAGGCAATCTCCACGACTTCGACCCTAGCCAAGATGCGATTCCCTACGCCCAACTGCCAGAATTGGATCGCTATATGCTGCATCGGATTGGTGAAGTCTTTACCGATGTTACAAATGCCTTTGAAAGCTATCAATTTTTCCGCTTTTTCCAGACGGTGCAAAACTTCTGTGTCGTAGATTTGTCCAATTTCTATCTCGACATTGCCAAGGATCGCCTGTATATCAGTGCCATCGATGCCCTGCGCCGCCGCAGTTGTCAGACGGTTCTGGCCATTGCCTTAGAAAATCTTGCCAAAGCCATTGCCCCAGTTTTGTGTCATTTAGCCGAGGATATTTGGCAGTTTCTCCCCTACACCACACCCCATAAATCCGTGTTTCAATCGGGCTGGGTGAATTTAAGCGAAAACTGGCATGATCCCCAATTGGCAACCCGATGGCAAAAACTGCGGGATATTCGCACAGAAGTAAACAAGGTTTTAGAACAGGCCAGGGCTGATAAATTCATTGGTTCACCCTTAGAAGCTAAACTCTTACTTCATATTGCTGATCCTGAATCTCGGGAAACCTTAGCCGACTTTAATCCTGATAGTTTGAGTGGTAATGGCGTGGATGAGTTGCGTTACTTGTTCCTCACGTCTCAGGTTGAACTCTTGGATTCGGCTATTGATTTATCTGAGTTGAAGTATCAGGTAGAAGCAGGGGGCCTGGGGATTGGGATTGTCAAAGCCGATGGTGAAAAGTGTGATCGCTGTTGGAACTATTCAGAGCGAGTTGGCAAAATTGAGGCTCATCCCCTAATTTGCGAACGGTGTGTCGGTGCTTTACACGGTCAGTTTTGA
- a CDS encoding HNH endonuclease: protein MAISKEIRHRVRERAKYLCEYCHSSEEASAARFEVDHIQPRSRGGADTLDNLALACQRCNSHRYNFTEGVDPESQVSTQLFNPRLHQWNEHFVWEKTGLVIRGKTSTGRATCNRLDLNDQEHNDGAIVKARSFWIRGGWHPPSDDVIES from the coding sequence ATGGCGATTTCCAAAGAGATTCGGCACCGTGTTCGAGAGCGGGCCAAGTATCTATGTGAATACTGCCACTCTTCTGAAGAAGCCAGTGCCGCCCGTTTTGAAGTTGACCATATCCAACCACGTTCTCGTGGAGGGGCAGATACATTGGATAATTTAGCCTTGGCTTGTCAACGATGTAATAGCCACCGTTATAACTTCACAGAAGGAGTTGATCCCGAATCTCAAGTTTCAACTCAGTTGTTTAACCCACGGTTACATCAGTGGAATGAGCATTTCGTTTGGGAGAAGACTGGCTTAGTGATTCGGGGTAAGACCTCTACTGGGCGGGCAACGTGTAATCGTTTAGACTTAAATGATCAAGAGCATAATGATGGGGCAATTGTTAAAGCTCGTAGTTTCTGGATTCGCGGCGGTTGGCATCCACCATCTGATGATGTCATCGAATCTTGA